The DNA region GGACGAGGATATCGGGGACGACGGCGACCTCAGCGCCCAGGGGCAGGAAGCCCAGCAGGGGGTCGACGGCGACCTCGTTGAACCCGTTCTCCCCGCCGGTCAGCCACCCGAGCGGCGACAGGAAGATGTAGTAGATCATCTGCCCGAACGCCAGCGTGAGGATGGCGAAGTAGATGCCGCCCCGGCGCAGGGAGATCCAGCCGATGACCCACGCGAGCAGGACCGCCGTGGTCGTGCCGACGAGGATCATCGCGATGGGGCTGCCGGTGACGTTGGCGCTGAAGATGCCCGCCGCGTAGGCGGCGACGCCCCAGAACATCGCGTGGCCGAAGGACAGCAGACCCGTAAAGCCCAGCAGGAGGTCGTAGCCGATGGCGAAGATCCCCCAGATGAGCGCCAGGACGACCAGGCTCCGGTACCAGACGTACTGGGTCGGGATCCCGAGCATCTCCGGGAGGGCGACCAGCGCGAACGGCGCGAGGAAGACCCCCAGGAAGGTGAGGACGGCGACGGTCACCTCCCGCTCGCGGACGGCGAGCCAGCGGTCGTACAGCGACGGCGACTCGACCTCGGCGGGCTCGCCCGTCTCGGCGGACTTGACCTCGTCGCTCATGCGCTCACCTCCTCGGAGCCGAGCAGGCCCTGGGGCCGCGTCAGCAGGACGATGACCGCGAGCACGTAGATGCCGACCTGCGACCAGGGGCTGAAGTTGACGGTGAACCCGCCGACCCCGACGCTCCCGAGCGAGATGAGCGTCACCTGGACCATCCCGATGAGCGTCCCCCCCAGGACGGCGCCCTTGATGGAGCCGACGCCGCCGATGACGACGGTGAGGAAGGCGGGGACGAGGATCGTCATCCCGATCTCGGGGTTGATGTTCTGCAGCGGGCCGCCGACGACGCCGGCGATCCCCGCCAGCGCCGCGCCGATCCCGAACATCACGAGGTACGGCCGCGTGATCTTGATGCCGAGCAGGCGGACCATCTCGGGGTCGCGCGTCCCGGCCTTGACGACCAGCCCGAAGTCGGTGTACTCGACGATGGCGTAGACGGCGATCACCAGCGCCGCGGTGATCGCGATGACCCAGAGCCGCCAGACGTTGATCGTCACGTCCGAGAGCGGAACGGGGATCGGGCCCGTCATCGGCAGGAGCCCGAACGCCGAGGTGGGGACCTCGTAGCCGTAGGTCCGGGGGCCGATCAGCGCGTGGATGACCTCCTGGACGACGATGGCCAGCCCGAAGGTGACCAGTATCTGGTCGGTGTCGGGACGGTCGTAGAACGGGCGCGCGACGAACCGCTCCATCGCGAGCCCGACGACGAACACGAACAGGGGGACGATGACGAGTGCGGCGAAGAAGCCCCACTCCAGGCCGATCGTGGGGTAGCCCCACTCGGCGAGCCGCCCGTTCGAGATCGATATCTCCTGTGTGATGAGCAGGCCGGCGTAGGCGCCGATCACGAACAGCGCCCCGTGGGCGAAGTTGACGAACTTGAGCGTCCCGAGGATGATCGACAGCCCGATCGCCAGCAGGACGTAGATCGCGCCCGTCTGGAGGCCGTTGACCAGCAGGACGATGAGTTCGCCGACGATGTTCACTCGGCGGTCACCTCGGTTGGTACGCGCCGGCCGGGGCGCCCGTCGCGGTCGCCCGGCGCCCGGCGGCGGTGCGGGTCGTCGTTTTGGGTGTGATTGTCACTCATTCTGTGTAGCGGATCCGGGAATCACGTACATAACTGTAGGGCCTAGTCGCGCGGGGGCTCACTCGTCGCCGTAGTCGCCGAGTTCGCACTCCGCGGCGGGGCCCTCGTCGCACCCGTAGCCCACGTCCTCGCGCGCGGTGATGTCGACGATCTCGAAGAACTGCCCGTCGCCCTGTTCGGACTCGGGGAGGCCGCGGACGACCGGGATGGCCCGCTGGGCCTGGTGGTCGCAGGCGCGCATCGTCTCCTCGCCCATGCCGATGTTGTCGTACTCGTAGCCCTCCAGCTCGCGGATGACCTCCGGCGGGTAGAACGTGCCGGCGCGCTCGACCGCGGCGGCGTACTGGAGCGTCCCGGAGTAGGCCAGCTGGGCCGGTCCCGAGGGGACCCGGCCGTCGTACTCCTCGCCGAAAAACTCCGTGAAGGAGTTCGACGGCTCGTTGTCGATCTGGGAGTCCCAGGCGACGGTGCCGAAGATCCCGTCGATAGCCCCGCTGGCGGCCTCGGCCATCGGGCGGTTGTACAGCGGCATCACGATCTCCATGTCCTCGTCGATCCCGGCGTCGATGGCGTCGGTCAGCGAGTTCGCGCCGTCCAGCCCGTAGTGGTCGAGGAACAGTACGTCGGCCTCGGAGCTCTGGGCCTCCGAGAGGTACGACGAGAAGTCGCTGGTGTCCAGCGGCGTCGCGACGCTGTCGACCTCGTTCCAGCCGGCTTCGGTCATGAACTGCCGCATCGACTCCTGGACGGTCTGGCCCCACGAGTAGTCGGCGTACAGCTGGTAGAAGTCCAGGTCCTCCCCGTACTCGTCGACGAGGACGGGCTTGAGCGCCTGCCCGGTCATGTACGCGTTGAACATCTCCCGGAAGCTGTAGCGGACGCAGTCGCCGCCGGTCGTGTCGTTCGAGTGGGTCAGACAGCAGGTGAACATCACCTTCTCGCGCTGGGCGAGCCCCTGCTGGGCGATCGCCACCGCCGAGGAGGAGCCGCCCGCGAACATGATGACGCCGTCGCGGTCGATCATCCGCGAGGCCGACTGCTCGGCGGTCGATGCGTCCGTCGCCGTGTCGCCCTCGACGTAGTCGATCTCGTAGCCGAGGACGCCGTCGCCCGAGAGGTCCTCCCACTCGTCGACCCAGCCGCCGCCGTTGTTGAGGTGGTCGACGGCGAGTTCGTACGCGCGCAACTCGTCTTCACCCTCGGAGGAGTACGGCCCCGACTGGGGGACGTTGAACCCGAACGTCGCCGTGTCGCCGTCGATCGGGTAGTTCCCCAGCGAGGGGTAGTCGGTCCCGTCACCGCCCCCACCGCCACCGCCGCCGCCACCGCCCTCCGTACAGCCCGCCAGCCCGGCCAGACCGACCGCACCCGCTGCACCCGCTCGTTTCATCAGTCCACGCCGCGACACTCCACTGTCACTGTGTGACATGCTCTATCAGGGGACGACCTCCCTCATAATAGTTGTGCATAATTATAAAAAGTGCCAGTCGAACGCCGTTCGGATCGCCCGCGGGGAGCGGGGTGGTGCCTTCGTGAGAAATTGCGATTCCGACGCGGCTCGCGCTCCACACAGCCGGTTTCGTCTCCGGTCCGACGACCGTCGAGAAGCGGCGGCCGCCGGTCCGACGCGGCCGGGGACAGGGCAGACGGACGATACGTTTATCCGTCGGCCGCCGGAGCGTCCGGTCGGACGCGGTTCCCGCTACACACCTCCACCCATGTCCGCCATCGAGACAGCGAACCTGACCAAGCGGTTCGGCGACGTGACCGCCCTCGACGACCTGTCCTTTTCGGTCCCCGAGGGCGAGATATTCGGCTTCCTCGGCCCCAACGGCGCGGGGAAGTCGACGACGATCAACATCCTGCTGGGGTTCACCCACCCCTCCGCCGGGTCGGCCCGCGTGTTCGGCCACGACGCCGGCGCCGAGAGCAAGCGGATCCGCCAGCGAACCGGCGCCCTGCTGGAGGGCTACGGCGTCTACGAGCGGATCACCGCCCGCGAGCACGTCGAGCGCGCCATCCGGGCGAAAGACGCCGACGACGACCCCATGGCGATCCTCGAACGCGTCGGCATCCCCGAGGCCGCCGACCGGACGGCCGGCGGCTTCTCCAAGGGGATGCGCCAGCGGATGGCCATCGGCATGGCGCTGGTCGGCGACCCGGATCTGCTCGTGCTCGACGAGCCCTCGACGGGGCTGGACCCCAACGGCACCCGCGAGCTGCGCGACGTGATCCGCGAGGAGAACAGGCGGGGCGCGACCGTCTTCTTCTCCAGCCACCTCATCGACCAGGTCGAGGCCGTCTGCGACCGCGTCGGCATCCTCAAGGACGGCCGGATGGTCACCGAGGGCAGCGTCTCGGACCTCCGGGCGCAGCTCGACGCCGCGACGGTCACCGTCACCGTCGAGCAGCGCGCCCCCGAATCCCTCCTCGACGACCTGCGCGGCATCTCCGGCGTCGAGACCGCGGAGGCGACCGACAACCAGGTCATCGTCTCGGCGCGGGGCGGCGACGCGAAGCTGCGGGCCCTGAACCGCGTCGAGCGGGCCGGCGTCGGCTTCGCCGACTTCACGACCGACGACCCCTCGCTTGAGGAGATCTTCGAGGTGGCGACGCTCGGTCCCCGCGGGGACCGCGGCGGCCGTGACGCCGCCGCGGCGTCGGCGGAGGGCGAGCCATGAGCTGGCGGACGGTCATGCGCGACGACCTGCTGGGGGTGCGACGGTCGCGGCTGGGCCAGGGCGTCGCCGCGACGATGTTCGTGTTCACCGCCGGCATCGCCGTCCTCGTCGCGCTCGCGCACTTCTCCTCGCCGGGCGGGGACCCGCCGCCGTTCGACACGATCATGTTGCTCGTCGGGAGCCTCCTCTCGGTGATCCTCCCGTTCATCGCGATGCTCGGCAGCTACGGCGCGATCATCCAGGAGCGCGAGAGCGGCTCGGTCCGCTTTCTCCTCGGGCTCCCGAACTCCCGGTTCGACGCCTACGCGGGGAAGTACCTCAGCCGCTCCGCCCTGCTGGTCGCGGCGACCGCGGTCGGCCTGCTGGTCGTCGCCGCCGTCGGCTTCGGGGTCCTCCGCGAGCCCGACGCCGCCGCCTTCCTCCTCTTCGCCGTCGCCACCGTCGCGTTCGGCCTGCTGTTCGTCGGCTTCGGCCTCGCGCTCTCGGCGACGCTGGACTCCGAGACGCAGGTCACGACCGGCATCATCAGCACCTACGTCCTCTTTCGCGGGCTGTGGCCCGTCCTCCAGTGGGGCGGCCTCTACGTCACCCGTCCCGACGGCGAGCTGGGCGTCCGACCGTACCCCGAGTGGTACTTCTACCTCGGCCGGCTCGACCCGCTGAACGCCTACGTGAAGGTCGTGAACGTGCTGTTCAACGACGACCGGTTCCACCCGCTGATCACCAACCCGCAGGCCGCCGAGGTCGACTACCTCGCGGTCTCGACGCCCTACGCCGTCGCCGCGCTGGCCGTCTGGCTGGTCGTCGTCCCCGTCGTCGGCTACCTCCTGTTCGTCGACAAGGACGTGCTGTAGGACCCGCTCGCCGCGCTCCCCCCGCCCGGCCGCTACCCCGAACCCCGCTCAGGCGACGCTGGCCGACTCCTGGTAGCTCCCGTGGTGGGCCTCGAACAGCGACATGATCTCGCCCATCGTCGCGTAGGCCTTCACGGCGTCGACGACGTACGGCATGACGTTCTCGTCGGCCTCGATCGCGTCGTCGAGCGCGGCCAGCGCGTCCTCGACGGCTTCGTCGTCGCGCTCGGCCTTCACGTCTGCCAGCCGATCGCGCTGTTTCGCCTGGACCTCCTCGTCGACCGTCAGGATCTCGGGCTCCGTGTCCTCCTCGACGGTGTAGGCGTTGACGCCGACGACGACCTCCTCGCCGTCCTCGACGCGCTCCTGGTACTCGTAGGCCGCGTCCTGGATCTCCCGGTGGAAGTAGCCCTCGTCGATGCCCCGCAGGACGCCCTCCCGCATCGACCCGTCGCCCATCTCCCTGATCTCCTCGATGTACGCCATCGCCTCCTCCTCGACCTCGTCGGTCAGGGCCTCGACGGCGAAACTCCCGCCGAGCGGGTCGACGATGTCGGCGGCGCCGGACTCCTCGGCGATGATCTGCTGGGTGCGCAGAGCGACCCGGACCGCGTCCTCGCTGGGTAGCGCCAGCGCCTCGTCGAAGCTGTTGGTGTGGAGGCTCTGGGTGCCGCCCAGCACCCCGGCGAGCGCCTGGATGGTCACCCGGACGACGTTGTTCAGCGGCTGCTGAGCGGTCAGCGACTGGCCGGCCGTCTGGGTGTGGAACTTCATCGCCTTGCTGGCGTCGTCCTCGGCGCCGTACCACTCGTCCATCAGTCGCGCCCAGATCCGCCGGCCCGCGCGGAACTTCGCGACCTCCTCGAAGATAGCGTTGTGCGAGTTGAAGAAGAAGGATAGCTGCGGCGCGAACTCGTCGACCGCCAGCCCGCGGTCGCGGCAGGCCTCGACGTAGGCCAGCCCGTCGGCGAGCGTGAACGCGAGTTCCTGGATCGCCGTCGAGCCGGCCTCGCGGATGTGATAGCCGGAGATGGAGATCGGTTTGAACTTCGGCGTCTCGGAGACGGCGAACTCGACGGTGTCGACGACGATGTCCAGAGAGGGCCGGGGCGGGACGACCCACTCCTTCTGGGCGATGAACTCCTTGAGCATGTCGTTCTGGAGGGTGCCCCGGATCTCCTCGCGGGGCACCCCCTGCTGGTCGGCGATGGCGACGTACATCGCGTAGATCACCGGCGCGCTCGGGTTGATCGTGAACGAGGTGGAGACCTCGCCCACGTCGATGCCGTCGAAGATGATCTCCATGTCCCGCAGGGTGTCGACGGCGACCCCCTCCCGGCCGACCTCGCCGTCGCTCATCGGGTCGTCCGAGTCGAGGCCCATCAGCGACGGCATGTCGAAGGCCGTCGAGAGGCCGGTCTGTCCCTCCTCGATGAGGTAGTGGAACCGCTCGTTGGTCTCGCTCGGCGTCCCGAAGCCGGCGAACTGCCGCATCGTCCACGTCCGCCCGCGGTACATCGTCGGGTACACTCCCCGGGTGTAGGGTGGCTCTCCGGGGAAGCCCAGGTCCTCCTCGTAGTCCAGATCGGCCACGTCCTCGGGGGTGTAGAGGCGGTCGACCTCGTGGTTCGACACCGTCGCGAACCGCCCGGAGCGCTCGCCGTAGCCGTCGAGGACGGGGTCGAGCGTCTCGGCCTCCCACTCCTCGCGGGCCGCCCGGATCGCGGCGAGGTCCTCGTCGTCGAACATGCTCGCAAATATTGCCGGAGCGCGCATAAGGGTTCGGGCGCGAGTCGCGCCCGTTCCCGACGCCCACCTTTTTCAGCGCGGGGATCGTGTCCTCGCGCATGGGACTCGTTACGGGACTGATCACGTTCGTCGTCGGCGTACTGGTCGGCGGGTTCGGCATCTACGTGGGCGCCGAGCTGGTCGGCGGCGGGAGTAGCTACGAGAAGGCGGTCACGACGGCCATCGTCGGCGCGCTCGTCTGGGCGCTCGTGGGGACCTTCTTCGGCTGGATCCCGCTTCTGGGCCCGGCGCTAACGTTCGTCGCCTACCTCGCCGTCCTGAACCTGATGTACGACGGCGGCTGGGTCGAGGCCGCGGCCATCGCGGTGGTCGCCTGGCTGACGCTCGTCGTCGTGTTCACCGTCCTCGGGCCGCTCGGCCTCGGGGTCTTCTCCGGGGTCGGCGTCCCCGGGGTGTAGGACCGGCGCCGAATCCGGGGTTTCGGTCGGTCGTCACGACCGGGCGCGGACGGGAACGCTCTTTGGCGCCGAGGCGAATCCCCGACCGTGTTCGGGCTCGAACCGGGACTGGGCTACGCGGTCGCGGCGTCGCTGATCCTCGGCGTCTACCTGTTCTGTATCAAGCGCTACTTCGGCGACTACCCCTCGACGGTGTACGTCACGGTCACGTTCGCCACGTCGCTGCTGTGGTACCTGCCGATCGCCGCGGTCGCGAACGACGGGCGCCTCCTCCCGGCCGGCTTCGGCGCGCCGGGCGTCGGGATGCTCGCGCTCACCGTCGGCGGGTCGATACTGGCCTTCCTCGCCTCCTTCCGGGCGATCGCCGTCGGCGACGTGTCCTACGTCGCGCCGATCAGCAAGATCGTCGCCGTGTTCGTCCTCCCCATCGAACTCGTCTTCCTGGACGAGCACCTGTCTGCGGTCCAGGTCGCGGGCGTGCTCGTCGCGACGGCGGCGGTGTACGTCGCCAACTACGAGCCGGGGAAGCTACTGGCCCCGTTCGCCCGCGCGGTCCACTCCCGGCCCGCCCAGCTGGCGCTGGCCAGCGCCGCGATATTCGGCGTCGTCGACGTGGGCAAGCGCGTGCTGACCCAGGAGCTGCGGGTGCCCCCGGAGACGTTCAACCTCGTCATGTTCGCGGCGGTGCCGCTGGCGCTCGCGCCGCTGGCGGCCCGGCGCTGGCCCGACCGGGGCGAGGGCGGCGTCCGCGCGGACCTCCACCTGTTCGCCGGCGTCGGACTGCTGCTGGCGGTCGCCGAGCACTTCGTGATGCTCGCGTTCTCGACGCTGTCGGCGAGCCTCGCGTCGCCGGTGGTCAACACCCAGGCCGTCGTCGCGGTGCTGCTCGGCGGGGTCGTCCTCGGCGAGGAGAACGTGCGCGTCCGGCTGGCCGCGGCGGCGTTCGCCGTCGCCGGCGTGACGATGATAACGGTCGGCTGAGAAGGGCAGGCGGGGCTATTCGGCCGGTCCCGACGCGCGTACGTCCTCGAAGTCGATGGCGTAGCTCGTCTGGATCCAGGCGTTGGCGTTCTCCCGGTCGTAGAGCACCAGGTCGCCGTCGATGGTCTCGAAGCTCCCGCACTGTTCCGCCGCGCGCTCTGGTGGCCGCTGCGTCTCGGACATCGCTCGCTTCGATACCAGTCGTTGAGGGAGTTAAACCTTGCCGTGGGTGTGGTACACATCCTCAATATAGTATAAGGGGGCTTAGTCACGGGCGAACGTCGGGTCGCCGCCGGTCGGTGTCCGCTCGATTACCCCTCGCCCTCGGACTGGTAGGGTTCGCCGACGGCCTCGCGCGGGAGGTCGTTCTGGACCGCGGTGTAGGCGTCGTCGGCGGACTCGAAGCGGTCCGCGCTCGCGTGGGCCAGCAGCCCTCCCAGGTCGCGCTCGCCCTCGGCGAGTTCGATCGTGACGCCCTCGCAGGCTGTGGCGAGTTCGTCGCTGGCGACGGGGTAGTCGAACTGTTCGAGGTACTCCTGTAGTTCGGCCAGTTCCATGTCCCGACCTTCGGGCGGCGGCCGTTAGTGCGTAGTTGCCAGGCGCCTGCGGGGAGGATGTGCCGTGTCTCGCCGGTCCGCGGTCCGCCGGGCGGCGCCTCTCGTCAGCCATTTGGTGTCGGCGGGGCAACACCCGGACATGACACGACGGGAAGCGCCGGTCTCGCCGCCGGTCGTCCTCGCGATCGCGGGCAGCGACTCGGGCGGCGGCGCCGGCATCCAGGCCGACCTGAAGACGATCGAGGCCGGCGGCGCCTTCGGGACGACGGCGGTCACGAGCGTCACCGCCCAGAACACGACCGGCGTCGAGAGCACGCACGTCCTCCCGACCGCGGAGATCGACGCCCAGTGCGACGCCGTCGTCTCGGACTTCGACGTGGCCGCGGTCAAGACGGGGATGCTCGCCACCGCCGACGTGGTCGAACTCGTCACCGACCGCGTCGCCGAGACCGCGGCGCCGGCGGTCGTCGACCCGGTGATGGTCGCCGCCTCGGGCGACCGCCTGCTCGCCAGCGCGGCGGAGTCGGCCTACGAGGACCTGGTCGCCGAGGCGACGCTGGTCACGCCCAACGCCGACGAGGCGGCCGTCCTGACCGGAGTCGACCCCGACGACGAGGCCGAGGCCCGCGAGGCGGGCGAACGGCTGGTCGAGACGGGCGCCGACGCCGCGCTCGTGAAGGGCGGACACATCGACGGCGGCGAGTCCGACGACGTGGTCGACGTGCTCGTCACCGGCGACGGCGTCGAGACGTTCCGGCACCCGCGGGTCGACACCGACGCCACCCACGGCTCGGGCTGCACGCTCTCCTCGGCCGTCGCCACCCGGCTGGCCCACGGCGGCGACATCGAGGCGGCGGTCGCGTCTGGTATCGACCTCCTCGCGCGGGCGGTCCGCTACAACCTCGACGTGGGCGAGGGGCCGGGCGCGGTCCACCACGCGGTCGAACTGCGCGACCGGGCGGCCCGCGACGACACCGCCGAGGCCGTCGAGGGGATCGTCCGCGCGTTCGTCGACGGGAACGTCGGCCCGCTGGTCCCCGAGGTCGGGACGAACGTCGCCGGGGCGACCCCCTACGCGGAGCGGCCGGACGAGACCGCCGCCGTCGAGGGCCGCATCACCCGGACGCGGTCGGGCGCCGAGCCCAACCGCGGGGTGCGCTTCGGCGCGTCGACCAACGTCGCTCGCCTCCTGCTCGCCGCTCGCGAGCACGACCCCGACCTGCGGTTCGCGGCGAACCTCCGCTACGGCGACGCGGTCGCCGCGGCGCTGGCCGACCTCGACGGCCCGGTCGCGGAGTTCGACCCGGCCGACGACCGCGCCGACTCGGTCGAGTGGGGGGTCGAGACGGCCTTCGACGCGGTCGAGAGCACGCCCGCCGCCGTCGTCGACCGCGGCAGTTACGGGTCGGAACCGATCGCCTTCGTCCTCGCGCGGGCGCCCGACGCGCTCGTCGACCGGACGCTGGCGGTCCTCGACGCCGTCGAGGGCGGAGACTGACGGCACCGCTCGGTCCCCGACCGTCCCGTCACTCCCGCCGCCGGGCGAGCAGCGCGAGCGCGCCCGCGAGTCCCGCCAGCGCGGCGAGCGGGCCGAACCCGGGGCCGAACCCGGAACTCCCGCCCTCGCCGGACTCGCCGTCGCCGCCGTCGCCGCTCTCCCCGCCCACGTCGCCGACGGTCACGACCAGCGAGTCGGCCTCCCCGAGGGTGAACTCGTACTCGCCGCGGTCGAGGCGCGCGACGCCGGTCACGGTCCGGTTCTCCCCGGGTCCGAGCGCGAGCTGTCGGTCGATGATCGGGCCGTCGGGCCCCCGGAGCGTGACGTTCCCGCGGGTCGGCACGCCGTGGGTGTTCGAGAGGGTCGCGGTGAACGCGACGGCGCCCGGGCCGGACAGGGCCGTCCGGTTGGCCGAGAGGGCGGTCACGGTCGCCCGCGGCGGGTCGTACACCTCGACGGTCACGCTGTCGCCGCCGACGGCGACGGTGTACTCGCCCGGCTCGTCGAAGGCCCGCTCGAACCGGTGGGTCACCCGCTCGCCGGGGGCGACGGTGCCGCTCTCGGTCGCGGCGACCGACCCGTCGACGACGAACCGCGCCTCGTACTCGCCGGCGGCGCCGCCCGCGTTCGTGACTCCCCCGGTCATCGTCAGCGTCTCGCCGGTGTAGAGCGTCAGGTCCGGCCCCGAGAGGGTGGCGTTGCGGTAGGGACCGCTCACGGCCAGCGCGTCCGGGTCGGCGGCGAGGCCGACCTCGACGAGCGCGGGCGTCGGCGCGAACGCCTCGGCGTGCACCTCGGCCGACCAGAGGTCCGGCGTTCGCTCGGTGCTCGCGTAGGTGACCGCCGCCCGCCGGACCTCGGGGCCGGCGACCGTCCCGACCGACCCGAAGACGACCCGCGCGTCGACCGGGCCCGAGTGGGCGTTCATCGCGGAGAAGACCGACTGGAGCGACCGGGTCCCGTCGGTCGCCAGCCGGATCCGGCGGTCGGTGTCCCCGGCGACGAGCGCGCCCTTCAGGTAGTTGGCGGCGTTGACCCACGACCCTGGTTCGGTCAGGATCGCGTCGGACTGCGGGCGGGCCGTCCCGCGCCGCAGCGTCTCGCGGAACGCCGCGTAGTCGACGTGGCCCTGCTCCAGCGCCAGCAGGGCGGCGTAGTAGGTGGCGAACGCCTCGTCGGTCCACCGCGCCGAGGGCGCCGCCTCGTAGCCCTGGCGGGTGTGGACGTACTCGTGGAGCCAGGTGTTCTCGGCGGTCGCCAGCGGCTCGGCGTCGCGCACCCACATGTCGCTGTCGCCGTACTGCAGCCCGCGCACGCCCCAGCCGACGCTCGTCGTCGGCGCGGCGAAGGCGGTCACGACCGGGTCGCGGTCGCCGACCCGCATCCGGTCGCCGGCCGCCGCCAGCGAGTCGAAGACCGCATCGGGCGACTCGGTGAGCGTCGCCCGCTCGGGGACGACCAGCTCGAACCGCTGGCCGTGGGCCCGCCGCTCGCGCGTCTCGACGGCGCCGAGGTAGGCCAGCCACTCGCCGACGTAGCCCTCGCCCGCGACCCGCGGCTCGCGCGTGATCCCGACCGGCGCCGCGCCGCTCCACGACCAGCTCGTCGGCACCGCCGGCCGGCGGAACAGTGCCCACTCGCCGGCGTCGACGAAGAGGTATCGGCCCCGCGCGCCCTCCGGTCCCGCGAGGTCGACCGTCTCGTTGACCGCCATCGCGAACGTGACCGACGGCGCCGACGTGTTACCGTCCCACTCGTAGACGGTCCCGTCCCCCCGCGAGAACCCGGTCGTCCCCGTGACGGTCACGTCCTCGGGGAGCCGGGGCTTCAGCGACGCAACCCGGTCGGGCACCCGGTAGCGCTGAACGACGGTGATCTGGCCGCGCTCACCCGGCGTCAGCCGGAGTTCCTGGACCGCCGTGATGTTCGCCGCCGCGTCGGCGAACACCGCGTCGGTCCCCGCGGCCGACGCGCGCCCGCCCGACGCCGTGACCGACTTCGAGACCCGCTCGGGGGGCTCGCTGAGTTCGGCGGCCGCGGCGGTGTCGGCCGCGAACGCTCCTGGTTCGGACGCGGAGGCGTTCCCGGTCGAGCGGGTGTCACCGCTCCCGGCCGACGAGGGGGCCGCGACGCCGCCCCCGGTG from Halosimplex halophilum includes:
- a CDS encoding ABC transporter permease; the encoded protein is MSWRTVMRDDLLGVRRSRLGQGVAATMFVFTAGIAVLVALAHFSSPGGDPPPFDTIMLLVGSLLSVILPFIAMLGSYGAIIQERESGSVRFLLGLPNSRFDAYAGKYLSRSALLVAATAVGLLVVAAVGFGVLREPDAAAFLLFAVATVAFGLLFVGFGLALSATLDSETQVTTGIISTYVLFRGLWPVLQWGGLYVTRPDGELGVRPYPEWYFYLGRLDPLNAYVKVVNVLFNDDRFHPLITNPQAAEVDYLAVSTPYAVAALAVWLVVVPVVGYLLFVDKDVL
- a CDS encoding substrate-binding protein gives rise to the protein MKRAGAAGAVGLAGLAGCTEGGGGGGGGGGGDGTDYPSLGNYPIDGDTATFGFNVPQSGPYSSEGEDELRAYELAVDHLNNGGGWVDEWEDLSGDGVLGYEIDYVEGDTATDASTAEQSASRMIDRDGVIMFAGGSSSAVAIAQQGLAQREKVMFTCCLTHSNDTTGGDCVRYSFREMFNAYMTGQALKPVLVDEYGEDLDFYQLYADYSWGQTVQESMRQFMTEAGWNEVDSVATPLDTSDFSSYLSEAQSSEADVLFLDHYGLDGANSLTDAIDAGIDEDMEIVMPLYNRPMAEAASGAIDGIFGTVAWDSQIDNEPSNSFTEFFGEEYDGRVPSGPAQLAYSGTLQYAAAVERAGTFYPPEVIRELEGYEYDNIGMGEETMRACDHQAQRAIPVVRGLPESEQGDGQFFEIVDITAREDVGYGCDEGPAAECELGDYGDE
- a CDS encoding acyl-CoA mutase large subunit family protein, with the protein product MFDDEDLAAIRAAREEWEAETLDPVLDGYGERSGRFATVSNHEVDRLYTPEDVADLDYEEDLGFPGEPPYTRGVYPTMYRGRTWTMRQFAGFGTPSETNERFHYLIEEGQTGLSTAFDMPSLMGLDSDDPMSDGEVGREGVAVDTLRDMEIIFDGIDVGEVSTSFTINPSAPVIYAMYVAIADQQGVPREEIRGTLQNDMLKEFIAQKEWVVPPRPSLDIVVDTVEFAVSETPKFKPISISGYHIREAGSTAIQELAFTLADGLAYVEACRDRGLAVDEFAPQLSFFFNSHNAIFEEVAKFRAGRRIWARLMDEWYGAEDDASKAMKFHTQTAGQSLTAQQPLNNVVRVTIQALAGVLGGTQSLHTNSFDEALALPSEDAVRVALRTQQIIAEESGAADIVDPLGGSFAVEALTDEVEEEAMAYIEEIREMGDGSMREGVLRGIDEGYFHREIQDAAYEYQERVEDGEEVVVGVNAYTVEEDTEPEILTVDEEVQAKQRDRLADVKAERDDEAVEDALAALDDAIEADENVMPYVVDAVKAYATMGEIMSLFEAHHGSYQESASVA
- a CDS encoding DUF7331 family protein; this encodes MSETQRPPERAAEQCGSFETIDGDLVLYDRENANAWIQTSYAIDFEDVRASGPAE
- a CDS encoding EamA family transporter, with protein sequence MFGLEPGLGYAVAASLILGVYLFCIKRYFGDYPSTVYVTVTFATSLLWYLPIAAVANDGRLLPAGFGAPGVGMLALTVGGSILAFLASFRAIAVGDVSYVAPISKIVAVFVLPIELVFLDEHLSAVQVAGVLVATAAVYVANYEPGKLLAPFARAVHSRPAQLALASAAIFGVVDVGKRVLTQELRVPPETFNLVMFAAVPLALAPLAARRWPDRGEGGVRADLHLFAGVGLLLAVAEHFVMLAFSTLSASLASPVVNTQAVVAVLLGGVVLGEENVRVRLAAAAFAVAGVTMITVG
- a CDS encoding branched-chain amino acid ABC transporter permease, with the protein product MNIVGELIVLLVNGLQTGAIYVLLAIGLSIILGTLKFVNFAHGALFVIGAYAGLLITQEISISNGRLAEWGYPTIGLEWGFFAALVIVPLFVFVVGLAMERFVARPFYDRPDTDQILVTFGLAIVVQEVIHALIGPRTYGYEVPTSAFGLLPMTGPIPVPLSDVTINVWRLWVIAITAALVIAVYAIVEYTDFGLVVKAGTRDPEMVRLLGIKITRPYLVMFGIGAALAGIAGVVGGPLQNINPEIGMTILVPAFLTVVIGGVGSIKGAVLGGTLIGMVQVTLISLGSVGVGGFTVNFSPWSQVGIYVLAVIVLLTRPQGLLGSEEVSA
- a CDS encoding ABC transporter ATP-binding protein translates to MSAIETANLTKRFGDVTALDDLSFSVPEGEIFGFLGPNGAGKSTTINILLGFTHPSAGSARVFGHDAGAESKRIRQRTGALLEGYGVYERITAREHVERAIRAKDADDDPMAILERVGIPEAADRTAGGFSKGMRQRMAIGMALVGDPDLLVLDEPSTGLDPNGTRELRDVIREENRRGATVFFSSHLIDQVEAVCDRVGILKDGRMVTEGSVSDLRAQLDAATVTVTVEQRAPESLLDDLRGISGVETAEATDNQVIVSARGGDAKLRALNRVERAGVGFADFTTDDPSLEEIFEVATLGPRGDRGGRDAAAASAEGEP
- a CDS encoding DUF5789 family protein, encoding MELAELQEYLEQFDYPVASDELATACEGVTIELAEGERDLGGLLAHASADRFESADDAYTAVQNDLPREAVGEPYQSEGEG
- a CDS encoding branched-chain amino acid ABC transporter permease, with amino-acid sequence MSDEVKSAETGEPAEVESPSLYDRWLAVREREVTVAVLTFLGVFLAPFALVALPEMLGIPTQYVWYRSLVVLALIWGIFAIGYDLLLGFTGLLSFGHAMFWGVAAYAAGIFSANVTGSPIAMILVGTTTAVLLAWVIGWISLRRGGIYFAILTLAFGQMIYYIFLSPLGWLTGGENGFNEVAVDPLLGFLPLGAEVAVVPDILVQTWMYVFVGIAAVLAVVVANRVLNSPYGIVLRAIRENEQRAEFVGLNVWRYKLMAFIISGAFAGVAGSLYVIQRSFVPIENTLNWTVSGEIVIMTVLGGVGSLFGPILGAGLYMYVANIVSGMPAIGHFWHMILGLVFVFVVVLLPNGIWGGVDWLRERVGDALGGDER